The genome window GGCGGGTCTTGAGGCCGACCGCCCCCCGCGCTACCTGAGAGCGCGGATGAGACGCCCCGTGAGGGCGGGCGCGAAAGAAGGATGACCATGGCCGGAAAACGCAGCATCTTCGAAGAGGTCGGGGAGGGCGAAAGCCCCCGTGCCGCCCCCCGCGAAACCGGACTGATCGACAAGGGCAGCCGCTCCGGCGCCCGCCTCGCGATCCGCAGCTGGCTGGTGCTTCTCTTCGCGCTGGTCGTGGTGATGATCCTCGTCGGCGGCCTCACCCGGCTCACCGACTCCGGCCTGTCGATCACCGAGTGGAACGTCGTCAAGGGCGCGATCCCGCCGCTCAACGAGGCCGACTGGACGCTGGCCTTCGACAAGTACAAGACGATCCCCGAATACGAGTTGCAGAACAAGGGGATGACCCTCGCCGAGTTCAAGCACATCTACTGGTGGGAATGGGGCCACCGCCAGCTTGGCCGCCTGATCGGGCTGGTCTGGGCGGTCGGCTATGCCTGGTTCCTGCTGCGCAACCAGATCCCCACCGGCTGGAAGGGCCGCCTGCTGATCCCCGGCGCGCTCGGTGGCGTGCAGGGCGCGATCGGCTGGTGGATGGTCCACTCCGGCCTCTCCGGCGAGATGACCGACGTGGCCTCCTACCGCCTCGCCACCCACCTCGGCCTCGCCTTCGCCATCCTTGGCCTGCTGGCGTGGTACATCCTGCTGCTCTCGCGCCCCGAACGCGACATCATGCAGGCCCGCCGCGCCCGCGAGCGCCGCCTGTTCGGCCTCGGCACCGGCTTCATGCATTTCGCCTTCCTGCAGATCCTCATCGGCGCACTGGTGGCGGGCATCGACGCCGGGCGCAACTACGTGGACTGGCCGCTGATGGCGGGGGGCTTCACGCCGCCCGACATGTGGCAGCTCGAGCCGCTCTGGCGCAATTTCTTCGAGAACGACGGCACCGTGCAGTTCATCCACCGCATGGTCGCCTACGCGCTCTTCGCCTTCGGCATCTTCGCCTGGGTACGCTCGCGCCGCTCGGCCTTTGCCGCCACCCGCCGCGCCTTCGACTGGGCGCTGGTGCTGCTCTTCGGCCAGGTGGTGCTCGGCATCGTCACCGTCATGCACTCCGCCCCCTGGCACATCGCCATCACCCATCAGGCGCTCGGCGTGGCGCTCTGGGTCACCATCATCCGCGCCCGCTTCATGGCGGGCTACCCCAAGGCCGGAACCCTCCGCGAAGGACTTTAGAACATGACCGCATTCACCGATCTGATGGCCCACACCCGCGAGACCGAGGCGCTCGGCCAGGTCATGGGCCGGCTCGGCTGGGACCAGGAAACCATGATGCCGCGCGGCTCCGCCGAGCAGCGCGGCGACGAGATGGCCGCGCTCTCCGGCGTGCTCCACGCCCGCCGGATCGACCCTCGGGTCGGCGACTGGCTCGCCACCGCACAGGCCCCCGATGCCGCCGGCGACGCCGCGCTCCGGCTGATCCGCCGCAGCTTCGAGCGCACCACCAAGCTGCCCGCCAGCCTCGCCGCTGCGCTGGCCAAGACCACCTCGATCGCCCAGGGCAAATGGGCCGAGGCGCGCAAGGCCCAGGATGTCGCCGCCTTCGTTCCGGTGCTCGACGAGGTGCTGAAGCTCAAGCGCGAGGAAGCCGCCGCGCTGGCCTCCGGAGGCGATCTCTACGACGCGCTGCTCGATGACTACGAGCCGGGTGCCAAGGCCGCCGATCTCGAGGCCATGTTCGGCGCGCTGCGCCCCCGCCTTGTCGCCCTGCGTGAAAAGATCCTCGCCTCGCCCCATCAGCCCGCCGCCCTCACCGGCAGCTTCCCCGAGGCCACCCAGCTTGCTCTGTCGCAAAAGCTGGCCGAGGCCTTCGGCTACGACTTCTCGCGCGGGCGGATCGACAAGGCCGTGCACCCCTTCAGTTCCGGCTCGGGCAACGATGTGCGCATCACCACCCGCGTCGACGAGGCCGATCCGTTCAACTGCTTCTATTCCACCATCCACGAGGTCGGCCACGCCTGCTACGAGCAGGGCATCGACCAGCGCTACCTGCTGACCCCGATGGGGCAGGGGGTGTCGATGGGCGTGCACGAAAGCCAAAGCCGCATCTACGAAAACCAGATGGGCCGCTCCAGCGCCTTCACCGGATGGCTCCATGCCCAGATGGAAGAGGCCTTCGGCCCGCTCGGCTGCGATGCCGAGGCCTTCTATGCCACCGTCAACAAGGTCAAGCCGGGCTACATCCGCACCGAGGCTGACGAGGTGCAATACAACCTCCACGTCCTGCTGCGCTTCGATCTCGAGCGCGATCTGGTGGCCGGAAAGCTGGAAGCGGCAGACCTCGAAGAAGCCTGGAATGCCCGCTTCGAGCGCGACTTCGGCTACCCGGTCGACAAGCCCTCCAACGGCTGCCTGCAAGATGTGCACTGGTCGGTCGGCCTCTTTGGCTACTTCCCGACCTATTCGCTCGGCAACGTCTACGCCGGCTGCCTGAACAAGGCCCTGCGCGATGCCGTGCCCGGCGTCGACGTGGCGCTCGCCTCGGGTGATGCCACCCCGGCCACGGCATGGCTGCGCGAGAACCTCCAGCAGCACGGCGGGCTGCGCACCCCCCGCGCCACAATCGCCCATGCCTGCGGCTTCGAGCCTTCAGAGGCACCGCTGCTCGATTATCTCGAAGAGAAGTTCAGCGCGATCTACAAGCTCTGAGGCGCCACGGCGCCGCGCCGGCCCGTGGCGGGCGCAGTCTTAAACGGGTTGTAAACCTTTTGGGGCAATCTCTTCCCAAGCAAAGGGGCAGGGCCGGTGAACGGCCCCGCCACCGGGATCGGCTCAGAAGAACGGGTTGTAGTTGAACATCCGGTCGCTGCGCTCCGCTCCGCCAAAGCGCCAGGTGGCGCCAATGGCGATCTCGCGGCCATCGTAGCGGTCCACCGGAGTGCCGAAGTCGTTCATCGTCCGGCCAAGGTTGGCGTAAAGGTCGAGACCGGGGACAACCTCGTAGCTGGCGCCGATCGAGGTGTATTCGAAGTAGCCAAAGCCGCCTTCGTAATTCACCCGCTGGTATCCGGCCCGCAGGTTCAGTGCTTCGGTCGCATCAAAGCGGCCGAAGATCTCGAACAGCCGCGCAGGCTCGATCTCGGAGTCGAAGCGCGCAATCCGTGCCTCCACCTCGGCCCGGCCAAAGCTGTGCAGCACCTCG of Oceanicola sp. 502str15 contains these proteins:
- a CDS encoding carboxypeptidase M32; amino-acid sequence: MTAFTDLMAHTRETEALGQVMGRLGWDQETMMPRGSAEQRGDEMAALSGVLHARRIDPRVGDWLATAQAPDAAGDAALRLIRRSFERTTKLPASLAAALAKTTSIAQGKWAEARKAQDVAAFVPVLDEVLKLKREEAAALASGGDLYDALLDDYEPGAKAADLEAMFGALRPRLVALREKILASPHQPAALTGSFPEATQLALSQKLAEAFGYDFSRGRIDKAVHPFSSGSGNDVRITTRVDEADPFNCFYSTIHEVGHACYEQGIDQRYLLTPMGQGVSMGVHESQSRIYENQMGRSSAFTGWLHAQMEEAFGPLGCDAEAFYATVNKVKPGYIRTEADEVQYNLHVLLRFDLERDLVAGKLEAADLEEAWNARFERDFGYPVDKPSNGCLQDVHWSVGLFGYFPTYSLGNVYAGCLNKALRDAVPGVDVALASGDATPATAWLRENLQQHGGLRTPRATIAHACGFEPSEAPLLDYLEEKFSAIYKL
- a CDS encoding porin, with product MSLETYKYDEGDGIDLTFVTGLADVAYSFGPVGVQLGIGRSVNTDYSQDWLRTDAANSFMFHIYHDLSEQTRIGLMLGDDTYEDDDFTYGLEVLHSFGRAEVEARIARFDSEIEPARLFEIFGRFDATEALNLRAGYQRVNYEGGFGYFEYTSIGASYEVVPGLDLYANLGRTMNDFGTPVDRYDGREIAIGATWRFGGAERSDRMFNYNPFF
- the ctaA gene encoding heme A synthase, producing MAGKRSIFEEVGEGESPRAAPRETGLIDKGSRSGARLAIRSWLVLLFALVVVMILVGGLTRLTDSGLSITEWNVVKGAIPPLNEADWTLAFDKYKTIPEYELQNKGMTLAEFKHIYWWEWGHRQLGRLIGLVWAVGYAWFLLRNQIPTGWKGRLLIPGALGGVQGAIGWWMVHSGLSGEMTDVASYRLATHLGLAFAILGLLAWYILLLSRPERDIMQARRARERRLFGLGTGFMHFAFLQILIGALVAGIDAGRNYVDWPLMAGGFTPPDMWQLEPLWRNFFENDGTVQFIHRMVAYALFAFGIFAWVRSRRSAFAATRRAFDWALVLLFGQVVLGIVTVMHSAPWHIAITHQALGVALWVTIIRARFMAGYPKAGTLREGL